caataaaaatgaaatatttttgatgGCATGACTACTTTTTAGAACTGTAATAATTTCCATTAGTTTTCCAGGTCTGACTATTTCAAAATTCCTTGATATTTCCAGGTTTACCATAACCACGAGAACCCTACAATTAATATGTCAATGTCAAACAGTCAAAGTGGCATAATAATGACCATATCTAATCAAAACGGGTGATTAGGTTGATGTTGCTTACAGTAATAACgtaaaggataaaaaaaaacaatacattgAATAAGGAAACTGTGTCCTGTTTGACCCACACtaactgactgactgactttCATCCTTTGTGCTCAGATGTCAAACCAGACAGCTGATGCTGCACTGCTGGCTCACATATTTCGTTTAATTTTATGACTACAAATTAACATGAACTGATGAGACAATGTAAGTTTATAGTAAGACTATAAAAACAGcgttcatattttaaaacatagctaattttttttatcctaTTTTCGCAGAGAAACGCATTCACAATGGATGTGGACGAGCGTGTCATAGCGCCGCCCATGTTCAACGACTGTAACAATTAATATGCACGATACCGAACCGAAACCTACAATTTATTAGCATTATGTAGCGTCCCGTTTTTGTCTGTTGATTACTTATTAtcatatatcttaatttttaaatgcaaatgtgtttttaccCAACGTTTAAAAGgtataatatacaaaaattaaaatcatttcattattttatcaccctcatgtcgtttcacacccgcaTTACTTTTTtcctttacaaaaaacaaaacgcgAGGTTAGGCAGAATGCTAGTGCTAGTTACTGACAGCCTCAGTCACCGTTCACTTTCAATGCATctattttccatacaatgaaagagAATGGTGACTGAGACTGTCATTCTGCCTAACATCTCCCTTTGTTTCAGGGAAGAAACAAAGCTATGAAGGTGCAGAGACATGAAGGTGAATACATTATAACAGGGTTTTCATTTGAGATGAACTGTCCCTTAAACACCGCACATATATATAACAAAGAGGTCCTGCTCGTGACAGAAGCGAAAGCTTCTTCAATTATATAAACTAGAAATGTTCCTatatttcagcattatttaaataattaacaaaaaacTCTCAATGCatgtatattatttttcaataaGCTCTTGAGGACTGAGAATGGAAATATTGTGGaagaaaatacattaataatgacCCACCAGCTTCATCGCGGAGGCCATGTCATCATAGCGCTCCGCCTGCTCCGCCAGACGGGCTCTTTGGATCAGTTGTTCCCTATCAGCCATCCTCTCTGGTCAAAGGCTGTCGGTTCGCACTGGGGTTCGTTCGTTTCTCAGCAGAACACACTGGTTGTGCGAGATAGGGCGCGCGCTCCGGTCAGCACACAGGCGCGAGCAAAATCTGGAGCAGCCGCGCACGTGAGATTGGAACGGCGAGCCAAAGGTTGAAGTTGcagatttatatattttttgtatgtcTATATTTTTTGTAACGCTGTCTTTCCCCTCCCAGCCCTCGATATCCTCCAAGTTTCGCTCGATTCTTTTTTCCCTATCGTCGTGTGgggtgctgctgctgctgcaagCGTCCTGTCAATCCCAGCAAACAGGGTGGAGGGGGAGTTGGAGGGGGGTGCGCGCACTCGCTGTATTTCACGGTGacgtcattttctaaaaatagcCGCATGCCCTGCAGCCGCGCACCTGCGCAGTGAAGTTTGCTGCATTGTTCAATGCAGCGGCACAGCGCGCATGCGCGCGATAAGAAACTCTTCCGCATTCAAATGAAGCGATGCTTCTGTCTGCTTCAAAACTGATGATGAAAGGATCATGGGATGCATGGACATGCCTCCTTAGCAATGTTTGCCCAGACCTGAATGTATACGTATTTTCAATGTGGACAAAGGTCACGTTTTTATCCGTGCACTGGCTGATGTCCGTGCAAAGTTAGCAGTGGCTGCATTATAACAACAGTgggaattaattacattaatttgaCCTTGGGGATAATGTAAAGAAAGATGGATCTATTATAtctttcatttagtttaaaattCAGCTTAACTACTGATTTTACTTTGATAACCAAAATGCAAAGGTGTTTACAGATGTGCATCATCTCTTAAATCCTGATCAACACCTTTACTAAGCTCTTAATTCTcaggaaaaaaaactatttaccCAAATCTAAACATGGGGCCAGGCTTATGAAAATGAACAGCAATGGGGCCaagcattaaataaataaaaagacctagaaccagttgcataaacatagccATTATGTAAAGACAGTGTCTTAAGATCTAGTATGACCCACTAGCTGTTAGTCAAGGGGCATTCAGAGTTTTCAGTATCAAATTAGGCCAATCTACGTTTTTATCTGACTGATTTTAAATAAGTTATGAAcagtcttaaagaaaaaaaaaaaagttgtaagactagtcttagcagtttatgcaactggcccgaTATTAAATGAACATTTGATAAACTCCGCCCACCTTGGTTACTGTTGCTTGTGCAAAATCAAGGCAAACTCTGCTCAGTCAGCTGACAAGAAAagcataatttatattatttccaCAACGTTTCAATAGCATTTTACAATATCTCTGTAAAATGCAGCAAGAATTcataatatttctgtaaaatgtTCATTGAAAACCACCCAAACTTCCATAGACTTCTATTAGAAAAGAGAAAAGGCTTGTCTGATGGATGATGATAATAACATGGATAAAATCGATCCTGTTATGTACAACTTACTGAAGACCTGCTGTTCACTCAAACCCATTAAAAATTGTGATGGCTTCAGGGCCAAAAGCATTGTAGGTGCATGTGCTGACACTCTGAAAACATATGACTCATCCATTTAAGTGTTTTATGATGAAGCTGTTTGTTTATTCCTCTCTGATTAGATGATAGCAGCAGTACATTAGCTCTTAAAGCAGATGCGATCTGTCTCGGTTTTCTCTGACAGTATCTTTTGCCTTTCCTCCATTCTCTTTTCTCAAGGGGCACTGGTGTTCATTTTCTCCACACAACTTTCCCAGAAGGTCACCAGTCGATTGTCCTTGTTGGCACAAAAGTCTGTGAAATCTCGTAGCAGGCGGTCGGCCAGTTTCTCGTCCCCCAGCACACCAGTCCTCCAGACTTTGGTCAGCATGGTATTGTAGGCCCAGTTGTAGCCCACACGCTCTTCAGAACCAAACAGGCTCTGACTGGCAGAGGTAGTGGAGTTACGTCGCCGCCGCTGTCCACTGGAGTATTTCCTTTTTGAGTAAGGCAGCTGAAGAAAAACTGTACCTGGATAAAGAGTTCCCGATTGATAGCGATAGAAACAGCAAGACAAAGAGATGGACAGAATAAAGTAACAAGAAAGATTTCTATCATAGTATTTCCAACCACAGTTTATATTATTCTTAAAAGCATGTACCTGTTACATGGATGTATTGGGGTTTGTTTTCTGATGGAAAGTTAAAAGCTGATGCTGAGAACTTGTCTTGTACAAAGCCAAATCTTCAAAAAAAGGGAAGATGTTTCAATATGAGAGCACACAGATCAATACCATTCTAAAGAATAAACTAAATTTAACTGCAAATTAACTATAtgtgcttaaaggtgctaaagaggatgttttgttctatacatttttgcaatattacttgaaactgtctttactaacggataaaagactatttattaggtgcactgaaagtaataatattaatatacatcatctgtgcacgaggtagggccttaaaaacatcagccaatcatttatgtgatcatcgcataaacgattggccctctggcttgtcaatcactgccatgacgttccttgtgagagacgagcgtggctgcgcgctccagtaactttccacactccacaggcgccgcatgcagtgtttttgtcaggagacaggagtaacaactgcagattatgagttagcTGCGGtaagtccgacataatgaatccaaaaaacacgacacagcgaatgccggtggtaaacactcgtgttccaatacgagtgtttacaagttttgggaggcgttcctttgaagtgagctgtgaaggaggggggctgttcttacgcatgcgctcatttgaaaaactcagtaacagtctttggattctcagtcgacgaaaaaatcctctctatcacctttaagtttttcagTAAGAATGAGCAATGGtgaaatatactaaaatatacATTCTATGCTCTCTTTACCTGGAGAGTATGGCCTCCTGAAACAACTGCATTCTGTCCCAGTATGTCTCTGGCTCAAAACCTAAACAAGTAAAGCAGTGCCGTAATGGAGGATATCATACATCTACTTAACATTATACCATGGTCTGTctgaatacttgattctgattggttggaAGGTGTGCAATAGAACCGTTTAATGCACAGGTATTTATAAGGAATTTTATCAACGCTGCTCAGTGACATCTATTAATAAAATAGCTTCGCTACTGAATGGCAACATTATATTTCTCACATCACTGGTTCTGAAGTAATTAAACTCACAGCTTCGTTGTTAATATAGAGTGACGCTGAACAGACACAGGTAATTCACACAAgtatctcatctcatctctctcttgataatgaactgaaataaatgatcaaattaattaattcaaataaatgtaatcttgcACTACTTTATGTGTCTGATTTCAAGTGGGCAGAATGTTAGATCTAACAAGCCGTAACTGACGAAAATAACTGCGACCACTCTCTGCTTCTCATTGGGGGGTTCTTTGCCTCCACGTTGTGCATTGAAATAGTTTAATGGACAGCTAGCCATGGATTATCTCTTACATAAATGACATAGGCATTGTTAAGAGTTCAATCCATCCAAGATGTTAAAGgataaaaatgttgattataaatatagaaaacagaatattacccagaatatttgttttttttgttgttttttagtaacgtgtccaacattccacactgtttttttttttttttttttttttttttagttaagcGCATTATCTGGGTATTTGAAGTgcaatttttctttttggacTTTTCAATGTGAACACACtagtcatagaatagtgcataattATGCAAACTGAAATAAACCTAATGTATTTGCTAGATTTGAGAGTCATTCATGTTtcaaaattgtacatttttctGTCCTCACCATCAAACAGGTTATCACAGCCCTCCTTTAGTAGGCACTGGATGTTTAAGGGGATAAACAACTGAGCACGGAGAGGGTCACCATATAGGTACGATGACAAAGCGAAGGGCACCTCCAACACAGGTACAAGCAAGAATCCACAAGATGCTGCCTTTCTGTGCCAGCCTTGCACCTGAAAAAGAAGAGTGCAGTGCTTTTACATGTTATGTTTGTGCCTTTTCTTGATACCATCTAGTTTCTATCAAGTCTATGCTTGTTTGTCCTGatattataaaaatgtcatCCATCACCTCAAAGCCAGCTATATTCATCCTATGCTCACCATTTCAAAGAGTACGGCTGCAGTGACAGCCATCCAGTGCAGCTTGATTTCAAAAGCAGCATTGAGGGAGAAGTTGCCATGGTAATAGCAACTGCACCATTCCGTTCGATCACTGCGATTGTTCACATCAACATCCAAGGTGACTGTTTTCTGCTCTGGAACTGTGGCGGCTGAGAGAGGAGGGGTAAAAACAGAGCGAGAGAGACAGGAAGAGTAGAAATGGCCAAGAGGATGAAATGACAAAGGTCAGGCACAGAGTCATTAAGACCATAAATGGGTCAATGAAGAGTAATTGTGATGTTGTGAGTTTATGGCAGTTAGTGCTTAGTTCATGACATCTAAGACAGTAAACATTGTGAATCAACTGAAATGATGATTCTCAGATCAAGGATGATTTTCCATCATGCAACATATTAAAGGTAAATAAGATGTATGAAGCTTCTATGGCAGGAAAACACTGAAAGCTGAGTGTATTGCACAATAAGCATAAAGGCGATGGGTTGGCAGAATAGCTTTGCTCAGATTTGGGAACAATGGAGGAACATAATTCAACCAGCGAGAACAGGACAGATGGAGGAGAGCAGGAAGAACCCATACCACGGCACTACTGGACCACAGCCACTATTTCACCACAGCATGCACTACTTTAAACAGTGTATTGATTGGTGTACTAGGGCATCAGTCCATGCTCTGATTTGAGGAGCTTGCAAAGAAATTTGTGCCCTGATTGAGTAGAACCACAGCATTTGGAGAGTGCATGTACCATCACACTGACTGATAGCTAATTGGGTTTATTATAATAGCAGATTTTGCACCGTCTACATTAATCAGTTTGAAAGGGAGACATGATGTCATCAACATGATTTTGGTATTGTGGGAATGAACGGGGTGAATTAAGGGTGGACTACTTTTCTACAACAGCATGCAGTCCTGGAATGGAGAAGAGTCACACAAAGTCAGATGAATAGATTTGAATATGTTAAAAATTCTTGATTGAATCAAAGCTTGGCTTGGTGTTTCCTGAGAAGAATATAGCGCTGTATAGAGTTATACAGTGATGGTGTTGCAACATCCATCTATAGTTAGTTGAGTTGTGCAAGTTCCACATTATTGTTTAAGTGACTAGTAGATGGCATGGGTGGTGTCTGAATGCTTTAGTAATATGAGAAGAAACTATTTGACTTTGTGTGACTCATTCACTTCACTAGCCTTACTGAACTTTCGGGGGAGCGAGTGTGGCATGCTGCCTTAAGGTGCAGAGCATGGCAGCTCCGGGGTCAGAGCCGGCTGTGTGTACCTAGCAGTGCAGCGGCTTGGCTGCGTCCTCCGAAGCTGCGGCTGAAGGAGCTATGCCTACTTGCGTACGAGGCTGGCCGGCTGGGCAACCAGGGTAGCAGGAAAGCAGGTAAGTCACAGGGCCGACGTTCCTCCATAACAAAGGCCACCTCAAACCACTTCCTCTGGAACAGGGTTAAGTCCTCCAAAGCTGCAGGAGACCATACATTGGCTCCAGCTGGGGGCAGCTGAGTTGTAGGGGCTGCAGGGAATAGAGGTCTGTTTTCATGGAGGGTAGAAGCACCAGGGTACAGTCATGCTACCAACGGGATTTACAGACAGTGATGCTCACATGATCTGccacctgaaaaaaaaaaaataactggaGGTTGCAGTGTCACTGTGCTGTTGTTTTTTGGTAGGCGTTCCTACTCTGACTCGGAATTCAACGGTATCAGATGGCAGATCACTGCGGATCACTGTCTTGTGTCCCCAGAAATCACAACttctcattgaaaatgaatgacatcTAGTTGCTTTGCTGTTGCAAATCTCTGTCAATGTGAATGTCCCTTGATACAGCTGGATACAATAGGAACAGCTAGCAGAAACCAACTCTACAGCAGCTTGGCAACCCCTAGCGAAGCAATCTTGTTAGTCAAGTCGTTTCTTACCCTTCTCGCTGTCTTTGTCAACAATCCGGTAGAAGTAGAAGCCATAGACAAAGGTTCGCATGGCATCGCCGGAGGCATGAGTAATCAGGCCTTCATCCAACATTTTCTATAAGAGCGTCAGCAAGATCAAGTCAAGTTTTTAAATACAAACCCAGACTGCTGTGACTTCTGCAATGTTCTCAGTTTTACCTGCATGATTTCTACTGCAATGCCCTGTGTGGCGATATTCTCTACAGTGCTCACCAGCCAATGTACAACCTCAGCACTGACAAAGCAGTTGGGAGGCAGGCCTCTCTGCTCTGGCAAAAGCTGCACTCCAGTGCTGCAAAGACAGGAAGTCAATTTAGATCACACATGGATGACATAATAGAAGACTAATAAATAATTAAGGATTCAAAGACTCTCACGTGGGATGCTTAATGGCTTCCAGTATCTCCATTAGTGTGGAAGATGAGGAAAGACACAAACCACTGGACCCTAACTGCCCCCTACAACGCAAGACGAAAGTGGCACATTCTGAGTTGAATATATGGGAAGCCATGTTCTGAATTTTAGAATAAAGTGAGGTGTTCTCTTACCCAGTCTCTGAACCTGTGCCTGGGGTTGAGTCTCCTGTGGCTTGGGATGTAGCAGATGTTCTCTCACCTGGTTGGTTACCTCCTTTGTCTGATGACCCACCCTCAATGGGATTTGCTGGAACCTGTTCAGCTGGCAGCTGAGAAATCCATTGGGAATGTATCAGATAAACTGTAGAAATGCAGTGTGCCTTCACTCCTGTGTTTCTGCACAGGAACTAGCACATCTAATGTCATCTATCTTCATGCAAACAAGTACAAAACAGAACTAAACAAGACTGACCAAGGTGCAAAATTATGAGAATTTTTCAAGCTATCTGCATCAAGTGACTGGCAGGATTGCATCTTTGTGGTACTCTAGTATCAGACAAAACATCCCATGACAGACTGTATGAAGCATATTGCACAGTACAATGCcaaaacctggctaaaaccaccAGCTCCAATCTGAATGACTGGCTGCTATACAATTCACAAAAGTAAGTTTTTGTCAGTCTGCCAGGATATAAAGCGGTACTAACAAGGTACCAGGTTTCTAccaatttctttgtttttgtctttataactttttttcaaagACAACTATAatattatttgaataatttaccactttattgcACGCTTTTCTATTGCCATGGTATCATAAATGTTAGTTTTACCTGctgctaaatatcatgttaaaaAAAGCAAACTGTGATAAGTCCTTTACATGTTGGTCAGATAGCCCCTTCCCATCTGCTCCTGGCCAGAATTAGCTGCAATGTGGAACAATTACTGTATGCTGTTAGACAAAAATCTGGCTATGTGAGATTAGCAGTATTCTAAATGAGCACAAGATGTGAAGTGAGACTGAATGCAAAGTGCACATGCATTTTTCCAGTGGCCAACCCGACTGGTTCCATCTACAGCAGAACTCATAGAGGttaagatgttaaataaagtaaatctaattaatataatatttttgaatttcATTAGTGTGATGATGAGTATACATaaacaaactataaataaacAGACTATTCATTATCACTATAAAAACACCAGAAAGAAACACCAACCTTCACATTTTTAATGCCAGTGAGAGGTTGGACAAGTACACAGGCATGCACACATTGTTTATACGCACACACGCTCGTTGCAAGAGACAGATAGCTTTCACAGAGCAGAGAGGGGGTAGTGACTGACCTGAGAGTGACAGATGTAGGAGGAACGTGGACTACGAATAAAGTCCAAAATGAAGGCGGCATCCTGTCAGCATATTAGGAGGAAAACAccagaaagagagaaaataacCCCCAGAGATCAGAGCAAGAACAAGGCAGTAATCGAAGAGGAAGAGGCAAGGAAAGAGCAAGAAAACAAACCCACTGCAAATAATATCCATGATTCAATACCGAGTCAACAGGAAGACATAAAGACCTAAATGAAGTAGGGCTgtcaattgattaaaaatgttgTACTGAATTAATTACACAATATGCAACTCTTAATTAAAAGACATTACATTATTGTGGCAATTTATAATAGCTGTATTTTATACCAAAATTTTTATTCTGCCCCAAATACTGTGATCAGTCTTCAAATCAAGCAGACAAAGgtgaaaataagacaaaaataaataaattaaaaatgaagaatGAGCCAGTAAGCGATACATATAGTACAAATACAATAGGTCTCTTCCCCACTCAAAAGCACAAGCATACACACAAGAAGCCAGGAACTAGTCCGTTTGGTGGTCTGCCTTGGGCTCTCACCTTACGGGGGCTATCGACATAGGTGGTTGTCAAGGCAACGCTGGCAGCTTCACTGAAAGGTCCACATGGTTTCCCACCATGCTGAGCAGCAAGCTGCTGCTCTTCTAAACTCCTGCAGATCAAATAAATTTCACCAGCATTAGGAAAAACTTAGAATCTCTGGCATTTTATAAAACCTTTACCATATGTGGCACTAGATAAAACTCCAAATCTCATTGTTTctggcacacacaaacacttttttCTCATTGATTTTGCACCGCTGTAATTTATTTCCTTTGGTTTGCAGAAATCTACCTGCACAACTCACTTCTGTGTCTGATCCAGCTCCAGAAGTGCAGAGAGTGCAGAGGTGCCCTTTTTGCCCACAGGGGGTGCTATAGGCTCTGGGTTGTAGGATGACAGGGCCCCTGTCACTTGCAGGCCTTTAATAGTAGCTCCTTTCTATAATAAACATaagaattgttattttattgccCAGATGGGTAGTTTTTAATAAGTCATTTGTGCTTATCCTGTAGCTGTGCACTCACACGGATAATTCGATCAGATCGATGACGCCGACGAATCCTGTTCAGGCCTTCCAAAAAGCGGATAAATCCGTCCAAAAGAGACCAGTCCCCTGTGCCAGAGAGGCCATCCCGCCCTGCCCCCGTTACCTCCCCATACACGTCCCAGTGACCCTCAACATCCGCCACTCGCCTGGCTCCACCCGCTGGCAGCAGCAAGAAGCGTGTGCGCCAGAATTTCAGAGAGTCAATAAGACTGTGGAAGAGAGAGGAATGGGATCTTGTGGGGATCTACATACATAAGTTTTTTGTCAGGGTCATGATGCTAGTAAAGCCACTTGCCTGAAGTCCTCTGAGCCTGCAGAACAGATGTACTGGTCCAAGTAGTTCCATTTGTACTCCTCCAGCCGCTCATGGCTGAACTCAACCCAGAATGGCAGGAAGCTGGCGTCTGCATGCGGAGGGCACAGATTGTAGCTGTACTGAATCTGTGTGGATTCATATGGATACctaaagacaaagaaaaacacACTTGTAGGCATATCTAGAAGAAGAAATTACATGAACTGAATCTGAATTACTAAAAGCGTCAACTGACTTTGGGAGGTAGCGGGTGACGGTAATGATCTTATCTTTAAGGCAGACTTTATGAAAGGTTCTGCCCATACTGAGCCAGTAAAGACTCTCTTCATCCTCTGGTTTACGGCGAGACACCAGCCCTGAAAAGCAGATCTTCAAATCTCTCACCTGAATTACACTGGAGCATGATTTATGACAGGAAGACAAGTCTGTTCCACTGTCCAACAGTGGATGTACCTCTGGAATAAAGTGGGCTGCTGCTGAGAGGTGGGGCTATAGCAGGCTGTGACTTCCTGTTTGGCTGTACAATGATCTGGTAACCTTGCATCAGTCGTTGACA
This genomic stretch from Megalobrama amblycephala isolate DHTTF-2021 linkage group LG2, ASM1881202v1, whole genome shotgun sequence harbors:
- the depdc5 gene encoding GATOR complex protein DEPDC5 isoform X3 — translated: MTVTMKANKSYKLVVHKKGFGGSDDELMMNPKVFPQVKLGDIVEIAHPNDEYSPLLLQVKSLKEDLQKETISVDQTVAQAFKLRAYQDVVINIVDPKDVTLDLVELTFKDQYIGRGDMWRLKKSLVSTCAYVTQKVEFAGIRAQASELWVKGEKVTCGYISEDTRVVFRSTSAMVYIFIQMSCEMWDFDIYGDLYFEKAVNGFLSDLFAKWKEKNCSHEVTVVLFSRTFYSAKSLDEFPEMQRASVRQDHEGRYYEDFYRVVAQNERRDEWTSLLITIKKLFIQYPVLVRLKVADGYPCGHNSTSAQGNYLEAINLSFNVFDKHYINRNFDRTGQMSVVITPGVGVFEVDRLLMILTKQRMIDNGIGVDLVCMGEQPLHAVPLFKLHNRTVHGDSRIGDDYNLPHWINHSFYTSKSQNSCSCFTPRIKLAGKKAQAEKARSSKEHSLGAPKDAENSLPIQVDYDAYDAQVFRLPGPSRAQRSTNFRSSRDRESASRKSWGSSDVGGGIVGNSPPTRPTGPDEQRSLASDDSLGHISNILLIPRPAQGQYEVSSSLGYTSCTRELLEKMVESQRDSSAPGRFTVGSAESTLHVRPGGYTPQRALINPFAPSRMPMKLTSNRRRWMHTFPVGPSGEAIQIHHQTRQNMAELQGSEQRDPARTSAELLELAYHEATGSKRTVSRYAGENGLYISGVPDNVSGSPASSNSTVLLLSAPPTVPSFCCTVGVDWKSLTTPACLPLTTDYFPDRQTLQNDYTEGCYDLLPHTDLDRRDDESPVMTAHQVFEEFICQRLMQGYQIIVQPNRKSQPAIAPPLSSSPLYSRGLVSRRKPEDEESLYWLSMGRTFHKVCLKDKIITVTRYLPKYPYESTQIQYSYNLCPPHADASFLPFWVEFSHERLEEYKWNYLDQYICSAGSEDFSLIDSLKFWRTRFLLLPAGGARRVADVEGHWDVYGEVTGAGRDGLSGTGDWSLLDGFIRFLEGLNRIRRRHRSDRIIRKGATIKGLQVTGALSSYNPEPIAPPVGKKGTSALSALLELDQTQKSLEEQQLAAQHGGKPCGPFSEAASVALTTTYVDSPRKDAAFILDFIRSPRSSYICHSQLPAEQVPANPIEGGSSDKGGNQPGERTSATSQATGDSTPGTGSETGGQLGSSGLCLSSSSTLMEILEAIKHPTTGVQLLPEQRGLPPNCFVSAEVVHWLVSTVENIATQGIAVEIMQKMLDEGLITHASGDAMRTFVYGFYFYRIVDKDSEKAPTTQLPPAGANVWSPAALEDLTLFQRKWFEVAFVMEERRPCDLPAFLLPWLPSRPASYASRHSSFSRSFGGRSQAAALLAATVPEQKTVTLDVDVNNRSDRTEWCSCYYHGNFSLNAAFEIKLHWMAVTAAVLFEMVQGWHRKAASCGFLLVPVLEVPFALSSYLYGDPLRAQLFIPLNIQCLLKEGCDNLFDGFEPETYWDRMQLFQEAILSRFGFVQDKFSASAFNFPSENKPQYIHVTGTVFLQLPYSKRKYSSGQRRRRNSTTSASQSLFGSEERVGYNWAYNTMLTKVWRTGVLGDEKLADRLLRDFTDFCANKDNRLVTFWESCVEKMNTSAP
- the depdc5 gene encoding GATOR complex protein DEPDC5 isoform X2, whose translation is MTVTMKANKSYKLVVHKKGFGGSDDELMMNPKVFPQVKLGDIVEIAHPNDEYSPLLLQVKSLKEDLQKETISVDQTVAQAFKLRAYQDVVINIVDPKDVTLDLVELTFKDQYIGRGDMWRLKKSLVSTCAYVTQKVEFAGIRAQASELWVKGEKVTCGYISEDTRVVFRSTSAMVYIFIQMSCEMWDFDIYGDLYFEKAVNGFLSDLFAKWKEKNCSHEVTVVLFSRTFYSAKSLDEFPEMQRASVRQDHEGRYYEDFYRVVAQNERRDEWTSLLITIKKLFIQYPVLVRLKVADGYPCGHNSTSAQGNYLEAINLSFNVFDKHYINRNFDRTGQMSVVITPGVGVFEVDRLLMILTKQRMIDNGIGVDLVCMGEQPLHAVPLFKLHNRTVHGDSRIGDDYNLPHWINHSFYTSKSQNSCSCFTPRIKLAGKKAQAEKARSSKEHSLGAPKDAENSLPIQVDYDAYDAQVFRLPGPSRAQRSTNFRSSRDRESASRKSWGSSDVGGGIVGNSPPTRPTGPDEQRSLASDDSLGHISNILLIPRPAQGQYEVSSSLGYTSCTRELLEKMVESQRDSSAPGRFTVGSAESTLHVRPGGYTPQRALINPFAPSRMPMKLTSNRRRWMHTFPVGPSGEAIQIHHQTRQNMAELQGSEQRDPARTSAELLELAYHEATGSKRTVSRYAGENGLYISGVPDNVSGSPASSNSTGTPVNRGSFEDYSSILDPMPSFCCTVGVDWKSLTTPACLPLTTDYFPDRQTLQNDYTEGCYDLLPHTDLDRRDDESPVMTAHQVFEEFICQRLMQGYQIIVQPNRKSQPAIAPPLSSSPLYSRGLVSRRKPEDEESLYWLSMGRTFHKVCLKDKIITVTRYLPKYPYESTQIQYSYNLCPPHADASFLPFWVEFSHERLEEYKWNYLDQYICSAGSEDFSLIDSLKFWRTRFLLLPAGGARRVADVEGHWDVYGEVTGAGRDGLSGTGDWSLLDGFIRFLEGLNRIRRRHRSDRIIRKGATIKGLQVTGALSSYNPEPIAPPVGKKGTSALSALLELDQTQKSLEEQQLAAQHGGKPCGPFSEAASVALTTTYVDSPRKDAAFILDFIRSPRSSYICHSQLPAEQVPANPIEGGSSDKGGNQPGERTSATSQATGDSTPGTGSETGGQLGSSGLCLSSSSTLMEILEAIKHPTTGVQLLPEQRGLPPNCFVSAEVVHWLVSTVENIATQGIAVEIMQKMLDEGLITHASGDAMRTFVYGFYFYRIVDKDSEKAPTTQLPPAGANVWSPAALEDLTLFQRKWFEVAFVMEERRPCDLPAFLLPWLPSRPASYASRHSSFSRSFGGRSQAAALLAATVPEQKTVTLDVDVNNRSDRTEWCSCYYHGNFSLNAAFEIKLHWMAVTAAVLFEMVQGWHRKAASCGFLLVPVLEVPFALSSYLYGDPLRAQLFIPLNIQCLLKEGCDNLFDGFEPETYWDRMQLFQEAILSRFGFVQDKFSASAFNFPSENKPQYIHVTGTVFLQLPYSKRKYSSGQRRRRNSTTSASQSLFGSEERVGYNWAYNTMLTKVWRTGVLGDEKLADRLLRDFTDFCANKDNRLVTFWESCVEKMNTSAP